The following is a genomic window from Synechococcus sp. JA-2-3B'a(2-13).
AGGCCAACCAATCCCGGCGGCGATAACCCATCTGTGAGTCCAACGATCCCTGCCACTCCGGCAGCAGTTCCCTCTCTGAGTGTAGTGGAGGGTGGGTGCTGAAGGGGATCCCTGGGCTTCAGCTCTCCAAATCGGGATCCTCACCCAAAGCCCGCAATCTTGCCGCCAGACGCTCCGCCCGTTGACGTTCCTGTTCCGCCCGTTGGCGTTCTTGTTCGGCTCTTTGGCGTTCTTGTTCCGCCCGTTGACGTTCCTGCTCCGCCCGTTCCCGCTCCAACTCAGCCCGTTCATCGCCGGTCAGCAGCAACTGCCCTTGGGCATCACACCAGCGCAGCCAGCGAGCTTGTTTCCCCTCAAAAACGCCTTCCCACACCGTCAGGCCCAGCCCCACCTGTTCTAGCCAGGTCTCGGTCATTTCCGCGTAGTGGCGGCCCCGCAGTTCGAAAATGCGCAACTCCTCTGGCCCCAGCTCATGATTGGGATCGAAGACCGCGTAGTAGCTAACTCGCATCTGCTCATAACGGCTCAGCTTGCCTTCCAGCTCGTCGCCTTCGCGGTTGGAGACGATCTCGATCACCACATCCGGCGGCTTGTCAAATTGCCAGAGCAGGTAGCAACGGTTTTGCTTCTCCCACCATTGCTCCGGCACCGTGACGTCCAGGCTGAGAAAAACATCCGGCACAATCGGGGGCCGACCGATGGCGGTGTAGATGCCTACATTTGCCGCTGCTAAAAAGGTTTTGCCGCGCAAAGCGCTGTAGAGAGCCCCTGTCAAGAGGCGCTGCTGCTTTTCGGAGGCGAAATTATCCACCGGGGTATCGTCCTCCGTCACAAGGTCGGCAACGTCGGGAACCAGCAGTTCAGTATCCATGGGCAGATGGGGGTGGGGATGCCAGTGATCTTAGCTGCTCACCTCAGGGATCCTCTGCTCCCTGAGAAACAGAGAAAACAGAGTCCTCGAGCAAGCCCAGGTACAATCGAGAAAGCTTTACTTAACGATGATTTCTTTTTCTTCGCTGCTCGTTCTTTTTCTTCGCTGCTCGATGCAGATCGACATCCGTCCTGCGGAAAACTCGGACAGTGCGGCTCTGCTCCACATTTTGCAAGTGGTCTTTGCGGAGTATCCAGGCTGTGTATTGGACATCGAAGAGGTGCCGGAGTTGCTTCAGCCTGCCACAGCTTTCGCGGAGATGGGGGGATCCCTTTGGGTGGCGCAGCATCAGGATCAAGTGGTCGGCTGTGTC
Proteins encoded in this region:
- a CDS encoding Uma2 family endonuclease, with amino-acid sequence MDTELLVPDVADLVTEDDTPVDNFASEKQQRLLTGALYSALRGKTFLAAANVGIYTAIGRPPIVPDVFLSLDVTVPEQWWEKQNRCYLLWQFDKPPDVVIEIVSNREGDELEGKLSRYEQMRVSYYAVFDPNHELGPEELRIFELRGRHYAEMTETWLEQVGLGLTVWEGVFEGKQARWLRWCDAQGQLLLTGDERAELERERAEQERQRAEQERQRAEQERQRAEQERQRAERLAARLRALGEDPDLES